One segment of Bacteroidales bacterium DNA contains the following:
- a CDS encoding Gfo/Idh/MocA family oxidoreductase, producing MKKSKNGLNRREFLGMSALGLTGLTILPSYVVNGVRIAPSDRVVMGFVGLGQQALSDFAGFASVPGVQVAAGCDVDSMKQLRFKKRIEAWQQSKGVAPRCDVYEQYEKLLERTDIDAIEVATPDHWHALISIHACQSGKDVYCQKPLAFTIKEGLKMVRVSRDLKKIIQVGSQQRSSKEFQKAIELVQNGSIGHITKIYAKVGDPPKPLDLPEMPVPANLNWNLWMGPLNDSRIHYHPDLCPPISLEPEEREKLWGAWRWYRETGNGFTADWGAHMFDISQAAIGMDGSGPSLIIPKGYNGQPYLTFKYLNGIELTEQPYLEDMPGAQGIKFIGTDGWIEVARGYLACSKSNLVPAELAGRRPKQMTDAERKKMFEEMQKSAQKGGGSFEISSPHMQNFIDSVRSRLDPIAPVEVGCSTNTLCCLGNIATELGRPVKWNPATLSFGTDTEAANHRLVQYEYRRPYTL from the coding sequence ATGAAAAAATCGAAAAACGGATTGAACCGTCGTGAATTCCTGGGCATGTCGGCGCTCGGACTTACCGGGCTGACCATCTTACCCAGTTATGTGGTGAACGGCGTTCGCATTGCGCCGAGCGACAGGGTTGTCATGGGATTTGTAGGATTGGGCCAGCAGGCTTTGTCCGACTTTGCAGGCTTTGCATCAGTTCCCGGAGTGCAGGTTGCTGCCGGTTGTGATGTCGACAGTATGAAGCAGTTACGCTTTAAAAAACGCATTGAGGCGTGGCAGCAGTCGAAGGGCGTTGCTCCCCGCTGTGACGTTTACGAACAGTATGAAAAATTGCTTGAGCGCACGGATATAGATGCCATTGAGGTGGCCACACCCGACCATTGGCACGCGCTGATCAGCATACATGCCTGCCAGAGCGGCAAGGATGTATATTGCCAGAAGCCGCTTGCCTTCACAATTAAAGAAGGACTTAAAATGGTGCGTGTTTCCCGCGATCTGAAAAAGATAATCCAGGTAGGCAGCCAGCAGCGTTCGAGCAAGGAATTCCAGAAAGCCATTGAACTGGTTCAGAATGGTTCAATCGGACACATAACTAAAATTTATGCGAAAGTGGGCGATCCCCCGAAGCCGCTCGACCTTCCTGAAATGCCGGTTCCGGCTAACCTCAACTGGAACCTGTGGATGGGCCCTCTGAATGATTCCAGGATTCATTATCATCCCGATCTTTGTCCTCCGATATCGCTTGAGCCCGAGGAACGCGAAAAACTTTGGGGTGCATGGCGCTGGTATCGTGAAACCGGGAACGGTTTTACAGCCGACTGGGGTGCCCACATGTTTGATATTTCCCAGGCTGCCATCGGAATGGATGGATCAGGGCCGTCGCTGATTATTCCTAAGGGCTACAACGGTCAGCCTTATCTTACATTCAAATACCTGAATGGTATTGAACTCACTGAGCAGCCGTATCTTGAAGATATGCCCGGGGCACAGGGTATTAAATTCATTGGTACCGACGGCTGGATTGAAGTGGCAAGGGGTTACCTGGCCTGTTCAAAATCAAATCTTGTACCGGCCGAACTCGCAGGACGCCGTCCGAAGCAGATGACCGACGCCGAGCGCAAGAAAATGTTCGAAGAAATGCAGAAGAGTGCCCAGAAGGGCGGGGGAAGCTTCGAGATCAGTTCGCCGCATATGCAGAACTTTATCGATTCGGTAAGATCGCGTCTCGACCCGATTGCCCCTGTTGAAGTGGGATGCAGCACCAATACACTTTGCTGCCTTGGCAACATTGCCACTGAACTCGGCCGTCCGGTAAAATGGAATCCGGCTACGCTGAGTTTCGGCACCGATACCGAAGCGGCCAATCACCGTCTCGTCCAGTACGAATACAGAAGGCCATATACTTTATAA
- a CDS encoding class I SAM-dependent methyltransferase, whose translation MKKFPDPIDLSSITDFYDELPFWSAPFGLKLLEKVNYRKSITALDIGFGAGFPLVELAERLGNSSRVYGIDPWKDASAKVNRKSGYFGINSITLIEGVAESIPLEKDSVDLIVSNNGINNVSDINKVFSECARVLKDSGQFVMTMNLDKSMFEFYHVLEKVLLENGMEKEVRAMHSHIYEKRKPLEEMTFLLRQNGFIISDLEHSQFNYRFADGTAMLDHHFIRLAFMGAWMNLLPAGRAENIFSDVELLLNRQAEISGGLNLSIPFVVINSFNHKV comes from the coding sequence ATGAAGAAATTTCCCGACCCCATCGACCTTTCCTCAATCACTGATTTTTACGACGAATTGCCTTTCTGGTCCGCCCCATTCGGACTTAAGCTGCTTGAGAAGGTCAATTACAGGAAAAGCATCACTGCTCTTGATATCGGTTTCGGCGCGGGTTTTCCTCTTGTTGAACTGGCGGAAAGGCTGGGCAACTCATCCAGGGTTTACGGTATCGATCCATGGAAAGATGCTTCTGCAAAGGTAAACAGAAAATCCGGCTATTTCGGAATCAACTCGATCACCCTTATTGAGGGAGTGGCTGAATCGATTCCTCTTGAAAAGGATTCGGTTGATCTTATTGTCAGCAACAACGGGATCAACAACGTCAGTGATATAAACAAAGTTTTTTCAGAATGCGCAAGGGTTCTGAAAGATAGCGGTCAGTTTGTCATGACAATGAATCTTGACAAGAGCATGTTTGAATTTTATCATGTGCTTGAAAAGGTGCTTCTTGAAAATGGAATGGAAAAGGAAGTCAGGGCTATGCACAGCCATATTTATGAAAAAAGGAAACCACTTGAAGAAATGACATTTCTTCTCAGGCAAAACGGCTTTATAATTTCTGACCTGGAGCACAGCCAGTTTAATTACAGGTTTGCCGACGGAACGGCGATGCTCGATCATCATTTTATCCGCCTGGCTTTTATGGGTGCCTGGATGAATTTATTACCGGCCGGACGTGCTGAAAATATATTCAGTGACGTTGAACTTTTACTCAACCGACAGGCTGAGATTTCCGGAGGTCTGAATCTGAGCATTCCTTTCGTAGTGATCAATTCCTTTAACCATAAAGTTTAA
- a CDS encoding lactate racemase domain-containing protein, whose product MDLTLKYGRNTMTFAFPEGTTVPEYHEPEYTISAEKFREDLEKFLPADSARYNDVAIVVSDKTRLCGYPEFLPWLTDSLLQHGAGPENITFYIAYGTHARQTEEESVQSYGESYRKFRFVHHDCTDVSVFELLGTTKRGTPVPLRKDILKSSLLITFGSISHHYFAGYGGGRKMLFPGLASKVAVYHNHSLFLDMETRRLSEGCQPGRLDGNPLAEDLKEIDSYFPPKISIHGILNASGKVCRLMIGNSYEHFIDACTLHDSYYRFTGNQLFDLVVASGGGYPKDINFIQSHKAVHHAAAFVKDGGHLVVLVECIDGIGSNYFMKYLEAGGFDAAFAILEKNYEGNGGTALSMMQKSKRINIHLMTSLDERICGILGATKTEPGDIQKLVNSAKRSIAVIRNASMLVR is encoded by the coding sequence ATGGACCTGACATTAAAATACGGAAGAAATACAATGACCTTTGCCTTCCCTGAAGGCACAACCGTTCCTGAATATCATGAACCGGAATACACCATTTCAGCTGAAAAATTCAGGGAGGATCTTGAAAAATTTCTGCCAGCGGATTCCGCCAGATATAATGATGTAGCCATTGTGGTTTCTGATAAAACAAGATTGTGCGGATATCCTGAATTTCTGCCCTGGCTTACCGATTCTCTTTTACAGCATGGGGCCGGGCCGGAAAATATAACATTTTACATTGCCTACGGAACCCATGCCAGGCAAACTGAAGAGGAAAGCGTACAGAGCTATGGAGAATCCTACCGCAAATTCCGGTTTGTTCATCATGATTGTACCGATGTTTCTGTTTTCGAATTGCTCGGAACAACCAAAAGAGGTACTCCTGTGCCTCTTCGGAAAGACATACTGAAAAGCTCACTGCTCATTACATTCGGATCCATATCGCATCATTATTTCGCCGGTTACGGTGGCGGCCGGAAAATGCTTTTCCCCGGGCTCGCTTCAAAGGTGGCAGTTTATCATAATCACAGCCTGTTTCTTGATATGGAAACAAGACGTCTTTCAGAGGGATGCCAGCCAGGCAGGCTCGACGGTAACCCGTTGGCCGAAGATCTTAAGGAAATTGATTCGTATTTCCCTCCGAAAATTTCTATCCACGGAATTCTCAATGCGTCGGGTAAAGTTTGCCGACTAATGATCGGGAATTCCTATGAGCATTTTATTGATGCCTGCACGCTTCACGACAGTTATTACCGCTTCACCGGGAACCAGCTTTTCGATCTTGTAGTTGCCTCAGGCGGGGGTTACCCGAAGGATATCAATTTCATCCAGTCGCACAAAGCCGTTCATCATGCCGCAGCATTTGTAAAGGACGGCGGCCACCTGGTTGTGCTTGTCGAATGCATTGACGGGATCGGATCGAATTATTTCATGAAATACCTTGAGGCAGGCGGATTTGATGCCGCTTTTGCTATTCTCGAAAAAAATTATGAAGGCAACGGGGGAACCGCCTTGTCGATGATGCAAAAATCAAAAAGAATAAACATACACCTTATGACCTCGCTTGATGAGCGCATTTGTGGCATTCTTGGTGCAACAAAAACAGAGCCCGGAGATATTCAGAAATTAGTCAATTCGGCAAAAAGATCCATCGCCGTCATCCGGAATGCCAGCATGCTTGTCAGGTAA
- a CDS encoding alcohol dehydrogenase catalytic domain-containing protein, which yields MKAMVLTGLNRIEIIDKPEPVITKPDQVLIRMKSVGICGSDIHYYTEGKIGSQVVEYPFTVGHEGSGIVEKTGSSVTTLKPGDRVAIDPAMPCYECDQCRQERYHTCRRLRFLGCPGQAEGCLSEYLVMPAASCYRISDAMTLDEAALSEPLAIGVYATGLSVALKNKKVGILGSGPIGISVLLPALCEDAAKVYMTDKIDARLKVASTMGAHWTGNPDKTDVVKDILALEPLALDVVFECCGKQEAADQAIQLLKPGGQLMIIGIPSFSRWSFDVDALRRKEINIQNVRRQNESVVKTLSMISDGRLKPDPMQTHAFPFSQVAEAFDLVARYRDGVMKAMINF from the coding sequence ATGAAAGCGATGGTACTTACCGGTTTAAACCGTATCGAGATTATTGATAAACCTGAACCGGTCATTACAAAGCCTGACCAGGTGCTGATCCGGATGAAATCTGTTGGTATTTGCGGTTCCGATATTCATTATTACACCGAAGGTAAAATCGGGAGCCAGGTTGTTGAATATCCTTTCACTGTTGGACATGAAGGTTCGGGGATAGTTGAAAAAACGGGTTCGTCAGTAACAACCCTAAAGCCCGGAGACAGGGTGGCAATTGACCCGGCGATGCCCTGCTATGAATGCGATCAGTGCAGGCAGGAAAGATATCACACATGCCGCAGGCTCAGGTTTCTCGGATGCCCCGGACAGGCTGAAGGATGTCTTTCCGAGTACCTGGTGATGCCGGCGGCCAGCTGTTACAGGATAAGTGATGCCATGACGCTCGATGAGGCAGCCTTGTCAGAACCCCTTGCAATTGGGGTGTATGCAACCGGCTTGTCGGTTGCGCTTAAAAACAAAAAAGTTGGCATCCTGGGTTCAGGTCCCATCGGGATCAGCGTTCTTTTGCCTGCGCTGTGTGAAGATGCCGCCAAAGTGTACATGACTGATAAAATTGACGCCCGGTTGAAAGTTGCATCCACAATGGGAGCCCACTGGACAGGGAACCCGGATAAAACAGATGTCGTAAAAGATATCCTGGCTCTTGAACCGCTGGCCCTTGATGTGGTTTTTGAATGTTGTGGAAAACAGGAAGCCGCTGACCAGGCCATTCAGCTGCTCAAGCCAGGAGGACAACTGATGATCATCGGCATCCCGTCCTTTTCGCGCTGGAGCTTTGATGTAGACGCCCTGCGGCGAAAAGAAATCAATATCCAGAATGTCCGCCGTCAGAATGAATCCGTAGTAAAAACCCTCTCCATGATCTCCGATGGCCGCCTGAAACCCGATCCCATGCAAACGCATGCCTTCCCCTTTTCACAGGTTGCGGAAGCCTTCGACCTCGTCGCGCGTTACCGTGACGGCGTCATGAAAGCCATGATTAATTTTTAA